In Astyanax mexicanus isolate ESR-SI-001 chromosome 5, AstMex3_surface, whole genome shotgun sequence, a single window of DNA contains:
- the pecam1b gene encoding platelet endothelial cell adhesion molecule isoform X5: MGATRTCLRLLLLSFLLFTCTDAQSDFIIKNVTLSVHPSLEVERGTNLTLTCNAQFSHAGAHLPQHTYNFYKDFEIANDMQPMAARGKETLHISQARAFHSGTYYCEMVIEKQKKMSCKKKVVVKGLQKPELIVDRQKVTEGENVSAICKAEEEKGSLTFSFKDDNSEVFRAKTENGQVQHSITLNSGRTAKLSCSYVTNFEGRPSSEESNIVNVEVQELSITPSIRIQPSTQVIEADTVNITCQVPQSYQNSQALKLKLSKGTMILKRDMKSDHYSKVVQAADSGEYECYAEMNSISKKAAAQLNVKELFSHPVLTITPDEVYEGQQLTITCESYEFASERIQKDAVKYYIHRNEQLVTPGAFDGTYTTKAGSETNGNYTCKAQVRNISKWSQNQIFRAKVLVSRPMIQVVDQVVLGRPFRINCFSENGSFPITYTLKRNNNPLNRSLSRHRDDLAIFPAIVYSEQQIHEFRCEAKNSPFTSLMSVALSVPVIVPVGQVFLTVIPMPDDVTEGHDVVLICQVSKGTPPVSFRWYHSDSKRLLLSDTTMSNFSSHTLRHVSSKDSGSYYCEGFNSGTDASMSNKITFTVRMARWKKGVIAGSCLLCVSVTVFCLVMRYRAKRGKRETAAQLSVLQALNQMTQ, encoded by the exons ATGGGGGCGACTCGCACCTGCCTCCGCCTCCTCTTACTCTCCTTCCTCCTCTTCACCT GTACAGACGCCCAATCAG ATTTCATCATTAAAAACGTGACGCTTTCTGTTCATCCCTCGCTGGAAGTAGAGCGAGGCACAAACCTCACACTCACCTGCAATGCCCAATTTAGCCATGCGGGTGCCCATCTTCCCCAGCACACCTATAACTTCTACAAAGACTTCGAAATTGCAAATGACATGCAGCCAATGGCAGCTAGGGGGAAGGAGACCCTCCACATCTCTCAGGCTCGAGCCTTCCACTCAGGAACGTACTATTGCGAGATGGTGATcgagaaacagaaaaagatgaGCTGCAAAAAGAAAGTTGTTGTCAAAG GTCTGCAGAAGCCGGAGCTGATTGTGGACAGGCAGAAGGTGACAGAAGGCGAGAACGTGAGTGCTATCTGCAAGGCAGAGGAGGAGAAGGGATCTCTGACGTTCTCCTTTAAAGATGACAATAGTGAAGTGTTTCGCGCAAAAACGGAAAATGGTCAAGTTCAGCACTCTATCACACTTAACTCTGGAAGGACTGCAAAACTGTCCTGCTCATATGTCACTAACTTTGAAGGAAGGCCATCATCAGAAGAAAGCAACATCGTCAATGTTGAAGTGCAGG agCTGAGCATCACACCCTCGATCAGGATCCAGCCGTCCACACAGGTCATCGAGGCGGACACTGTGAACATCACATGTCAAGTGCCTCAAAGCTACCAAAACTCACAAGCCCTCAAACTGAAGCTCTCCAAAGGCACAATGATCCTAAAACGTGACATGAAATCCGATCACTACAGCAAGGTGGTCCAAGCTGCGGACAGCGGAGAATACGAGTGCTATGCTGAAATGAACAGTATCTCCAAAAAAGCCGCTGCACAATTAAACGTTAAGG AGCTGTTTTCTCACCCGGTGCTGACCATAACCCCGGACGAAGTGTACGAGGGGCAGCAGTTGACCATCACCTGTGAAAGCTACGAGTTCGCATCAGAGAGGATACAGAAGGATGCGGTGAAATACTACATCCACAGAAATGAACAACTTGTTACTCCTGGAGCGTTTGATGGAACCTACACGACAAAGGCAGGATCTGAGACTAACGGGAATTACACGTGTAAAGCTCAAGTGAGAAATATCAGTAAATGGAGCCAGAATCAGATCTTCAGAGCAAAAG TGCTGGTGTCCAGACCCATGATCCAGGTAGTTGACCAGGTGGTCCTGGGCCGCCCATTTCGTATTAACTGCTTCTCAGAGAACGGAAGTTTTCCCATCACCTACACACTGAAGAGAAACAACAACCCGCTGAACCGCAGCCTCAGCAGACACAGAGACGACCTCGCCATCTTCCCTGCAATCGTATATTCTGAGCAGCAAATCCACGAGTTCAGGTGTGAGGCAAAGAACAGCCCTTTCACCTCATTGATGAGTGTAGCTCTGTCAGTCCCAGTTATTG TTCCAGTAGGACAGGTGTTTCTGACCGTAATCCCGATGCCTGACGATGTCACTGAAGGACATGATGTTGTCCTCATCTGCCAGGTTAGCAAAGGAACTCCTCCAGTCAGCTTTCGGTGGTACCACTCAGACAGCAAACGTCTGCTACTATCTGACACAACGATGTCCAATttctcctcacacacactgcGCCATGTGAGCAGCAAAGACAGTGGCTCATATTACTGCGAAGGCTTCAACAGTGGCACAGACGCCTCCATGAGCAATAAAATCACCTTCACAG TACGAATGGCCAGGTGGAAGAAGGGCGTTATTGCCGGCTCATGTCTGCTGTGCGTGTCTGTGACCGTGTTCTGCCTGGTGATGCGCTACAGGGctaagagag GTAAACGAGAGACTGCTGCCCAGCTCTCAGT
- the pecam1b gene encoding platelet endothelial cell adhesion molecule isoform X6 encodes MGATRTCLRLLLLSFLLFTCTDAQSDFIIKNVTLSVHPSLEVERGTNLTLTCNAQFSHAGAHLPQHTYNFYKDFEIANDMQPMAARGKETLHISQARAFHSGTYYCEMVIEKQKKMSCKKKVVVKGLQKPELIVDRQKVTEGENVSAICKAEEEKGSLTFSFKDDNSEVFRAKTENGQVQHSITLNSGRTAKLSCSYVTNFEGRPSSEESNIVNVEVQELSITPSIRIQPSTQVIEADTVNITCQVPQSYQNSQALKLKLSKGTMILKRDMKSDHYSKVVQAADSGEYECYAEMNSISKKAAAQLNVKELFSHPVLTITPDEVYEGQQLTITCESYEFASERIQKDAVKYYIHRNEQLVTPGAFDGTYTTKAGSETNGNYTCKAQVRNISKWSQNQIFRAKVLVSRPMIQVVDQVVLGRPFRINCFSENGSFPITYTLKRNNNPLNRSLSRHRDDLAIFPAIVYSEQQIHEFRCEAKNSPFTSLMSVALSVPVIVPVGQVFLTVIPMPDDVTEGHDVVLICQVSKGTPPVSFRWYHSDSKRLLLSDTTMSNFSSHTLRHVSSKDSGSYYCEGFNSGTDASMSNKITFTVRMARWKKGVIAGSCLLCVSVTVFCLVMRYRAKRGKRETAAQLSVGSRHQR; translated from the exons ATGGGGGCGACTCGCACCTGCCTCCGCCTCCTCTTACTCTCCTTCCTCCTCTTCACCT GTACAGACGCCCAATCAG ATTTCATCATTAAAAACGTGACGCTTTCTGTTCATCCCTCGCTGGAAGTAGAGCGAGGCACAAACCTCACACTCACCTGCAATGCCCAATTTAGCCATGCGGGTGCCCATCTTCCCCAGCACACCTATAACTTCTACAAAGACTTCGAAATTGCAAATGACATGCAGCCAATGGCAGCTAGGGGGAAGGAGACCCTCCACATCTCTCAGGCTCGAGCCTTCCACTCAGGAACGTACTATTGCGAGATGGTGATcgagaaacagaaaaagatgaGCTGCAAAAAGAAAGTTGTTGTCAAAG GTCTGCAGAAGCCGGAGCTGATTGTGGACAGGCAGAAGGTGACAGAAGGCGAGAACGTGAGTGCTATCTGCAAGGCAGAGGAGGAGAAGGGATCTCTGACGTTCTCCTTTAAAGATGACAATAGTGAAGTGTTTCGCGCAAAAACGGAAAATGGTCAAGTTCAGCACTCTATCACACTTAACTCTGGAAGGACTGCAAAACTGTCCTGCTCATATGTCACTAACTTTGAAGGAAGGCCATCATCAGAAGAAAGCAACATCGTCAATGTTGAAGTGCAGG agCTGAGCATCACACCCTCGATCAGGATCCAGCCGTCCACACAGGTCATCGAGGCGGACACTGTGAACATCACATGTCAAGTGCCTCAAAGCTACCAAAACTCACAAGCCCTCAAACTGAAGCTCTCCAAAGGCACAATGATCCTAAAACGTGACATGAAATCCGATCACTACAGCAAGGTGGTCCAAGCTGCGGACAGCGGAGAATACGAGTGCTATGCTGAAATGAACAGTATCTCCAAAAAAGCCGCTGCACAATTAAACGTTAAGG AGCTGTTTTCTCACCCGGTGCTGACCATAACCCCGGACGAAGTGTACGAGGGGCAGCAGTTGACCATCACCTGTGAAAGCTACGAGTTCGCATCAGAGAGGATACAGAAGGATGCGGTGAAATACTACATCCACAGAAATGAACAACTTGTTACTCCTGGAGCGTTTGATGGAACCTACACGACAAAGGCAGGATCTGAGACTAACGGGAATTACACGTGTAAAGCTCAAGTGAGAAATATCAGTAAATGGAGCCAGAATCAGATCTTCAGAGCAAAAG TGCTGGTGTCCAGACCCATGATCCAGGTAGTTGACCAGGTGGTCCTGGGCCGCCCATTTCGTATTAACTGCTTCTCAGAGAACGGAAGTTTTCCCATCACCTACACACTGAAGAGAAACAACAACCCGCTGAACCGCAGCCTCAGCAGACACAGAGACGACCTCGCCATCTTCCCTGCAATCGTATATTCTGAGCAGCAAATCCACGAGTTCAGGTGTGAGGCAAAGAACAGCCCTTTCACCTCATTGATGAGTGTAGCTCTGTCAGTCCCAGTTATTG TTCCAGTAGGACAGGTGTTTCTGACCGTAATCCCGATGCCTGACGATGTCACTGAAGGACATGATGTTGTCCTCATCTGCCAGGTTAGCAAAGGAACTCCTCCAGTCAGCTTTCGGTGGTACCACTCAGACAGCAAACGTCTGCTACTATCTGACACAACGATGTCCAATttctcctcacacacactgcGCCATGTGAGCAGCAAAGACAGTGGCTCATATTACTGCGAAGGCTTCAACAGTGGCACAGACGCCTCCATGAGCAATAAAATCACCTTCACAG TACGAATGGCCAGGTGGAAGAAGGGCGTTATTGCCGGCTCATGTCTGCTGTGCGTGTCTGTGACCGTGTTCTGCCTGGTGATGCGCTACAGGGctaagagag GTAAACGAGAGACTGCTGCCCAGCTCTCAGT
- the pecam1b gene encoding platelet endothelial cell adhesion molecule isoform X3 encodes MGATRTCLRLLLLSFLLFTCTDAQSDFIIKNVTLSVHPSLEVERGTNLTLTCNAQFSHAGAHLPQHTYNFYKDFEIANDMQPMAARGKETLHISQARAFHSGTYYCEMVIEKQKKMSCKKKVVVKGLQKPELIVDRQKVTEGENVSAICKAEEEKGSLTFSFKDDNSEVFRAKTENGQVQHSITLNSGRTAKLSCSYVTNFEGRPSSEESNIVNVEVQELSITPSIRIQPSTQVIEADTVNITCQVPQSYQNSQALKLKLSKGTMILKRDMKSDHYSKVVQAADSGEYECYAEMNSISKKAAAQLNVKELFSHPVLTITPDEVYEGQQLTITCESYEFASERIQKDAVKYYIHRNEQLVTPGAFDGTYTTKAGSETNGNYTCKAQVRNISKWSQNQIFRAKVLVSRPMIQVVDQVVLGRPFRINCFSENGSFPITYTLKRNNNPLNRSLSRHRDDLAIFPAIVYSEQQIHEFRCEAKNSPFTSLMSVALSVPVIVPVGQVFLTVIPMPDDVTEGHDVVLICQVSKGTPPVSFRWYHSDSKRLLLSDTTMSNFSSHTLRHVSSKDSGSYYCEGFNSGTDASMSNKITFTVRMARWKKGVIAGSCLLCVSVTVFCLVMRYRAKRGKRETAAQLSVKPASPKSDDTIISTHDALSRC; translated from the exons ATGGGGGCGACTCGCACCTGCCTCCGCCTCCTCTTACTCTCCTTCCTCCTCTTCACCT GTACAGACGCCCAATCAG ATTTCATCATTAAAAACGTGACGCTTTCTGTTCATCCCTCGCTGGAAGTAGAGCGAGGCACAAACCTCACACTCACCTGCAATGCCCAATTTAGCCATGCGGGTGCCCATCTTCCCCAGCACACCTATAACTTCTACAAAGACTTCGAAATTGCAAATGACATGCAGCCAATGGCAGCTAGGGGGAAGGAGACCCTCCACATCTCTCAGGCTCGAGCCTTCCACTCAGGAACGTACTATTGCGAGATGGTGATcgagaaacagaaaaagatgaGCTGCAAAAAGAAAGTTGTTGTCAAAG GTCTGCAGAAGCCGGAGCTGATTGTGGACAGGCAGAAGGTGACAGAAGGCGAGAACGTGAGTGCTATCTGCAAGGCAGAGGAGGAGAAGGGATCTCTGACGTTCTCCTTTAAAGATGACAATAGTGAAGTGTTTCGCGCAAAAACGGAAAATGGTCAAGTTCAGCACTCTATCACACTTAACTCTGGAAGGACTGCAAAACTGTCCTGCTCATATGTCACTAACTTTGAAGGAAGGCCATCATCAGAAGAAAGCAACATCGTCAATGTTGAAGTGCAGG agCTGAGCATCACACCCTCGATCAGGATCCAGCCGTCCACACAGGTCATCGAGGCGGACACTGTGAACATCACATGTCAAGTGCCTCAAAGCTACCAAAACTCACAAGCCCTCAAACTGAAGCTCTCCAAAGGCACAATGATCCTAAAACGTGACATGAAATCCGATCACTACAGCAAGGTGGTCCAAGCTGCGGACAGCGGAGAATACGAGTGCTATGCTGAAATGAACAGTATCTCCAAAAAAGCCGCTGCACAATTAAACGTTAAGG AGCTGTTTTCTCACCCGGTGCTGACCATAACCCCGGACGAAGTGTACGAGGGGCAGCAGTTGACCATCACCTGTGAAAGCTACGAGTTCGCATCAGAGAGGATACAGAAGGATGCGGTGAAATACTACATCCACAGAAATGAACAACTTGTTACTCCTGGAGCGTTTGATGGAACCTACACGACAAAGGCAGGATCTGAGACTAACGGGAATTACACGTGTAAAGCTCAAGTGAGAAATATCAGTAAATGGAGCCAGAATCAGATCTTCAGAGCAAAAG TGCTGGTGTCCAGACCCATGATCCAGGTAGTTGACCAGGTGGTCCTGGGCCGCCCATTTCGTATTAACTGCTTCTCAGAGAACGGAAGTTTTCCCATCACCTACACACTGAAGAGAAACAACAACCCGCTGAACCGCAGCCTCAGCAGACACAGAGACGACCTCGCCATCTTCCCTGCAATCGTATATTCTGAGCAGCAAATCCACGAGTTCAGGTGTGAGGCAAAGAACAGCCCTTTCACCTCATTGATGAGTGTAGCTCTGTCAGTCCCAGTTATTG TTCCAGTAGGACAGGTGTTTCTGACCGTAATCCCGATGCCTGACGATGTCACTGAAGGACATGATGTTGTCCTCATCTGCCAGGTTAGCAAAGGAACTCCTCCAGTCAGCTTTCGGTGGTACCACTCAGACAGCAAACGTCTGCTACTATCTGACACAACGATGTCCAATttctcctcacacacactgcGCCATGTGAGCAGCAAAGACAGTGGCTCATATTACTGCGAAGGCTTCAACAGTGGCACAGACGCCTCCATGAGCAATAAAATCACCTTCACAG TACGAATGGCCAGGTGGAAGAAGGGCGTTATTGCCGGCTCATGTCTGCTGTGCGTGTCTGTGACCGTGTTCTGCCTGGTGATGCGCTACAGGGctaagagag GTAAACGAGAGACTGCTGCCCAGCTCTCAGT
- the pecam1b gene encoding platelet endothelial cell adhesion molecule isoform X7 yields the protein MGATRTCLRLLLLSFLLFTCTDAQSDFIIKNVTLSVHPSLEVERGTNLTLTCNAQFSHAGAHLPQHTYNFYKDFEIANDMQPMAARGKETLHISQARAFHSGTYYCEMVIEKQKKMSCKKKVVVKGLQKPELIVDRQKVTEGENVSAICKAEEEKGSLTFSFKDDNSEVFRAKTENGQVQHSITLNSGRTAKLSCSYVTNFEGRPSSEESNIVNVEVQELSITPSIRIQPSTQVIEADTVNITCQVPQSYQNSQALKLKLSKGTMILKRDMKSDHYSKVVQAADSGEYECYAEMNSISKKAAAQLNVKELFSHPVLTITPDEVYEGQQLTITCESYEFASERIQKDAVKYYIHRNEQLVTPGAFDGTYTTKAGSETNGNYTCKAQVRNISKWSQNQIFRAKVLVSRPMIQVVDQVVLGRPFRINCFSENGSFPITYTLKRNNNPLNRSLSRHRDDLAIFPAIVYSEQQIHEFRCEAKNSPFTSLMSVALSVPVIVPVGQVFLTVIPMPDDVTEGHDVVLICQVSKGTPPVSFRWYHSDSKRLLLSDTTMSNFSSHTLRHVSSKDSGSYYCEGFNSGTDASMSNKITFTVRMARWKKGVIAGSCLLCVSVTVFCLVMRYRAKRGRETYSPPSVALAPHA from the exons ATGGGGGCGACTCGCACCTGCCTCCGCCTCCTCTTACTCTCCTTCCTCCTCTTCACCT GTACAGACGCCCAATCAG ATTTCATCATTAAAAACGTGACGCTTTCTGTTCATCCCTCGCTGGAAGTAGAGCGAGGCACAAACCTCACACTCACCTGCAATGCCCAATTTAGCCATGCGGGTGCCCATCTTCCCCAGCACACCTATAACTTCTACAAAGACTTCGAAATTGCAAATGACATGCAGCCAATGGCAGCTAGGGGGAAGGAGACCCTCCACATCTCTCAGGCTCGAGCCTTCCACTCAGGAACGTACTATTGCGAGATGGTGATcgagaaacagaaaaagatgaGCTGCAAAAAGAAAGTTGTTGTCAAAG GTCTGCAGAAGCCGGAGCTGATTGTGGACAGGCAGAAGGTGACAGAAGGCGAGAACGTGAGTGCTATCTGCAAGGCAGAGGAGGAGAAGGGATCTCTGACGTTCTCCTTTAAAGATGACAATAGTGAAGTGTTTCGCGCAAAAACGGAAAATGGTCAAGTTCAGCACTCTATCACACTTAACTCTGGAAGGACTGCAAAACTGTCCTGCTCATATGTCACTAACTTTGAAGGAAGGCCATCATCAGAAGAAAGCAACATCGTCAATGTTGAAGTGCAGG agCTGAGCATCACACCCTCGATCAGGATCCAGCCGTCCACACAGGTCATCGAGGCGGACACTGTGAACATCACATGTCAAGTGCCTCAAAGCTACCAAAACTCACAAGCCCTCAAACTGAAGCTCTCCAAAGGCACAATGATCCTAAAACGTGACATGAAATCCGATCACTACAGCAAGGTGGTCCAAGCTGCGGACAGCGGAGAATACGAGTGCTATGCTGAAATGAACAGTATCTCCAAAAAAGCCGCTGCACAATTAAACGTTAAGG AGCTGTTTTCTCACCCGGTGCTGACCATAACCCCGGACGAAGTGTACGAGGGGCAGCAGTTGACCATCACCTGTGAAAGCTACGAGTTCGCATCAGAGAGGATACAGAAGGATGCGGTGAAATACTACATCCACAGAAATGAACAACTTGTTACTCCTGGAGCGTTTGATGGAACCTACACGACAAAGGCAGGATCTGAGACTAACGGGAATTACACGTGTAAAGCTCAAGTGAGAAATATCAGTAAATGGAGCCAGAATCAGATCTTCAGAGCAAAAG TGCTGGTGTCCAGACCCATGATCCAGGTAGTTGACCAGGTGGTCCTGGGCCGCCCATTTCGTATTAACTGCTTCTCAGAGAACGGAAGTTTTCCCATCACCTACACACTGAAGAGAAACAACAACCCGCTGAACCGCAGCCTCAGCAGACACAGAGACGACCTCGCCATCTTCCCTGCAATCGTATATTCTGAGCAGCAAATCCACGAGTTCAGGTGTGAGGCAAAGAACAGCCCTTTCACCTCATTGATGAGTGTAGCTCTGTCAGTCCCAGTTATTG TTCCAGTAGGACAGGTGTTTCTGACCGTAATCCCGATGCCTGACGATGTCACTGAAGGACATGATGTTGTCCTCATCTGCCAGGTTAGCAAAGGAACTCCTCCAGTCAGCTTTCGGTGGTACCACTCAGACAGCAAACGTCTGCTACTATCTGACACAACGATGTCCAATttctcctcacacacactgcGCCATGTGAGCAGCAAAGACAGTGGCTCATATTACTGCGAAGGCTTCAACAGTGGCACAGACGCCTCCATGAGCAATAAAATCACCTTCACAG TACGAATGGCCAGGTGGAAGAAGGGCGTTATTGCCGGCTCATGTCTGCTGTGCGTGTCTGTGACCGTGTTCTGCCTGGTGATGCGCTACAGGGctaagagaggtagagagacctACAGCCCGCCAAGCGTGGCGCTAGCACCCCATGCCTGA
- the pecam1b gene encoding platelet endothelial cell adhesion molecule isoform X4, which produces MGATRTCLRLLLLSFLLFTCTDAQSDFIIKNVTLSVHPSLEVERGTNLTLTCNAQFSHAGAHLPQHTYNFYKDFEIANDMQPMAARGKETLHISQARAFHSGTYYCEMVIEKQKKMSCKKKVVVKGLQKPELIVDRQKVTEGENVSAICKAEEEKGSLTFSFKDDNSEVFRAKTENGQVQHSITLNSGRTAKLSCSYVTNFEGRPSSEESNIVNVEVQELSITPSIRIQPSTQVIEADTVNITCQVPQSYQNSQALKLKLSKGTMILKRDMKSDHYSKVVQAADSGEYECYAEMNSISKKAAAQLNVKELFSHPVLTITPDEVYEGQQLTITCESYEFASERIQKDAVKYYIHRNEQLVTPGAFDGTYTTKAGSETNGNYTCKAQVRNISKWSQNQIFRAKVLVSRPMIQVVDQVVLGRPFRINCFSENGSFPITYTLKRNNNPLNRSLSRHRDDLAIFPAIVYSEQQIHEFRCEAKNSPFTSLMSVALSVPVIVPVGQVFLTVIPMPDDVTEGHDVVLICQVSKGTPPVSFRWYHSDSKRLLLSDTTMSNFSSHTLRHVSSKDSGSYYCEGFNSGTDASMSNKITFTVRMARWKKGVIAGSCLLCVSVTVFCLVMRYRAKRGKRETAAQLSVHSGPQWLQKDE; this is translated from the exons ATGGGGGCGACTCGCACCTGCCTCCGCCTCCTCTTACTCTCCTTCCTCCTCTTCACCT GTACAGACGCCCAATCAG ATTTCATCATTAAAAACGTGACGCTTTCTGTTCATCCCTCGCTGGAAGTAGAGCGAGGCACAAACCTCACACTCACCTGCAATGCCCAATTTAGCCATGCGGGTGCCCATCTTCCCCAGCACACCTATAACTTCTACAAAGACTTCGAAATTGCAAATGACATGCAGCCAATGGCAGCTAGGGGGAAGGAGACCCTCCACATCTCTCAGGCTCGAGCCTTCCACTCAGGAACGTACTATTGCGAGATGGTGATcgagaaacagaaaaagatgaGCTGCAAAAAGAAAGTTGTTGTCAAAG GTCTGCAGAAGCCGGAGCTGATTGTGGACAGGCAGAAGGTGACAGAAGGCGAGAACGTGAGTGCTATCTGCAAGGCAGAGGAGGAGAAGGGATCTCTGACGTTCTCCTTTAAAGATGACAATAGTGAAGTGTTTCGCGCAAAAACGGAAAATGGTCAAGTTCAGCACTCTATCACACTTAACTCTGGAAGGACTGCAAAACTGTCCTGCTCATATGTCACTAACTTTGAAGGAAGGCCATCATCAGAAGAAAGCAACATCGTCAATGTTGAAGTGCAGG agCTGAGCATCACACCCTCGATCAGGATCCAGCCGTCCACACAGGTCATCGAGGCGGACACTGTGAACATCACATGTCAAGTGCCTCAAAGCTACCAAAACTCACAAGCCCTCAAACTGAAGCTCTCCAAAGGCACAATGATCCTAAAACGTGACATGAAATCCGATCACTACAGCAAGGTGGTCCAAGCTGCGGACAGCGGAGAATACGAGTGCTATGCTGAAATGAACAGTATCTCCAAAAAAGCCGCTGCACAATTAAACGTTAAGG AGCTGTTTTCTCACCCGGTGCTGACCATAACCCCGGACGAAGTGTACGAGGGGCAGCAGTTGACCATCACCTGTGAAAGCTACGAGTTCGCATCAGAGAGGATACAGAAGGATGCGGTGAAATACTACATCCACAGAAATGAACAACTTGTTACTCCTGGAGCGTTTGATGGAACCTACACGACAAAGGCAGGATCTGAGACTAACGGGAATTACACGTGTAAAGCTCAAGTGAGAAATATCAGTAAATGGAGCCAGAATCAGATCTTCAGAGCAAAAG TGCTGGTGTCCAGACCCATGATCCAGGTAGTTGACCAGGTGGTCCTGGGCCGCCCATTTCGTATTAACTGCTTCTCAGAGAACGGAAGTTTTCCCATCACCTACACACTGAAGAGAAACAACAACCCGCTGAACCGCAGCCTCAGCAGACACAGAGACGACCTCGCCATCTTCCCTGCAATCGTATATTCTGAGCAGCAAATCCACGAGTTCAGGTGTGAGGCAAAGAACAGCCCTTTCACCTCATTGATGAGTGTAGCTCTGTCAGTCCCAGTTATTG TTCCAGTAGGACAGGTGTTTCTGACCGTAATCCCGATGCCTGACGATGTCACTGAAGGACATGATGTTGTCCTCATCTGCCAGGTTAGCAAAGGAACTCCTCCAGTCAGCTTTCGGTGGTACCACTCAGACAGCAAACGTCTGCTACTATCTGACACAACGATGTCCAATttctcctcacacacactgcGCCATGTGAGCAGCAAAGACAGTGGCTCATATTACTGCGAAGGCTTCAACAGTGGCACAGACGCCTCCATGAGCAATAAAATCACCTTCACAG TACGAATGGCCAGGTGGAAGAAGGGCGTTATTGCCGGCTCATGTCTGCTGTGCGTGTCTGTGACCGTGTTCTGCCTGGTGATGCGCTACAGGGctaagagag GTAAACGAGAGACTGCTGCCCAGCTCTCAGT